In Aestuariibaculum lutulentum, one DNA window encodes the following:
- a CDS encoding replication-associated recombination protein A, translating into MNEPLAERLRPKTLEDYVSQTHLVGEHGVLTNQIKQGLIPSMIFWGPPGIGKTTLANIIASESGRPFYTLSAISSGVKDVREVIDKAKQSGGLFTTKNPILFIDEIHRFSKSQQDSLLQAVEKGWVTLIGATTENPSFEVISALLSRCQVYILKPFEKTDLETLLQRAIKEDTYLSQKNITLKETSALLKLSGGDARKLLNIFELIVNSEESDNIIITDDDVLQKIQNNTVRYDKTGDQHYDIISAFIKSIRGSDPNGAVYWLARMIEGGEDVKFIARRLLISASEDIGNANPTALVIANNTFQAVSTIGYPESRIILSQCATYLACSPKSNAAYMAIGKAQQLVKQTGDLSVPLDIRNAPTKLMKELGYGDNYMYAHNYENNFAPQEFLPDEIKNTKLYDPGNNARENAHRDFLKQRWKDKYGY; encoded by the coding sequence ATGAATGAACCATTAGCAGAGCGTTTAAGACCAAAAACTTTAGAGGACTACGTTAGCCAGACTCATCTGGTTGGCGAGCATGGTGTTTTAACCAACCAGATTAAACAAGGCTTGATTCCTTCAATGATTTTTTGGGGACCTCCGGGTATTGGAAAAACTACACTGGCTAATATTATTGCGTCGGAATCTGGCCGACCGTTTTACACCTTAAGTGCTATTAGTTCTGGTGTTAAAGATGTTCGTGAGGTTATTGATAAAGCTAAACAAAGCGGCGGGTTGTTTACAACGAAAAACCCAATTTTGTTTATTGATGAGATTCATCGATTTAGTAAATCGCAACAAGATTCGTTATTACAAGCTGTTGAAAAAGGCTGGGTAACCTTAATTGGGGCGACTACCGAAAATCCTAGTTTCGAGGTTATTTCTGCGCTATTATCGCGCTGTCAGGTTTATATTTTAAAACCTTTTGAAAAAACCGATTTAGAAACGCTTTTACAGCGTGCCATTAAGGAAGACACCTATTTGTCTCAAAAGAACATTACACTTAAAGAAACCAGTGCCCTTTTAAAACTTTCTGGTGGAGATGCCAGAAAACTGCTCAATATTTTTGAACTGATAGTTAACTCTGAAGAATCGGATAATATTATCATTACAGATGACGACGTGTTGCAAAAAATTCAAAACAACACCGTTCGTTACGATAAAACCGGGGACCAGCATTACGATATTATTTCGGCATTTATTAAATCGATTCGAGGTAGTGATCCTAACGGTGCTGTGTATTGGTTAGCACGTATGATTGAAGGCGGAGAGGATGTAAAATTTATTGCCAGACGCTTGTTAATATCAGCCAGTGAAGATATTGGAAATGCCAACCCAACAGCTTTAGTTATTGCGAATAATACATTTCAGGCTGTATCTACAATTGGGTATCCGGAATCACGAATTATTTTAAGTCAGTGTGCCACCTATTTAGCGTGTTCTCCTAAAAGCAATGCTGCTTATATGGCTATTGGTAAAGCGCAGCAACTGGTCAAACAAACCGGTGATTTATCGGTGCCTTTAGATATTAGAAATGCGCCTACCAAACTTATGAAAGAGCTGGGTTATGGTGATAATTACATGTACGCACATAATTACGAAAACAACTTTGCACCTCAGGAGTTTTTACCGGATGAAATTAAAAACACAAAACTTTACGACCCAGGTAATAATGCGAGAGAAAATGCACATCGTGACTTTTTAAAACAGAGATGGAAAGATAAATACGGGTATTAG
- a CDS encoding YjjG family noncanonical pyrimidine nucleotidase, which produces MKINGITDIFFDLDHTLWDFDKNSELAFDKILKLNKVEVDLQEFLTHYKAINLQYWKLYRDEKVDKAFMRFGRLNDTFSALNMVVAEVIIHQLAEDYITYLTDHNFLFENTVEILEYLSGQYNLHILSNGFEEVQTKKLMKSNISHFFKTVTNGETVGVKKPNPKIFQHAIEKANTSIEKSIMIGDGFEADILGAMSIGMDVIYFNEFNQEVEAHIKQVNHLIELKKYL; this is translated from the coding sequence ATGAAAATTAACGGAATTACAGATATATTTTTCGATTTAGACCATACTTTATGGGATTTTGACAAAAACTCAGAACTCGCTTTTGATAAGATTTTAAAGCTGAACAAGGTTGAAGTCGATTTACAGGAGTTTTTAACACATTACAAAGCGATTAACCTACAATACTGGAAATTGTATCGCGATGAAAAAGTCGATAAGGCTTTTATGCGCTTCGGAAGGTTGAATGATACATTTTCGGCGTTAAATATGGTTGTCGCAGAAGTAATTATTCATCAATTAGCAGAAGATTATATTACCTATTTAACCGATCATAATTTTCTGTTTGAAAACACGGTTGAAATCTTAGAGTACCTATCAGGTCAATATAATTTACATATTCTTTCAAATGGATTTGAAGAGGTTCAGACTAAAAAATTAATGAAGTCTAACATTAGTCACTTTTTTAAAACGGTCACAAATGGAGAAACGGTAGGAGTTAAAAAGCCTAACCCTAAAATTTTTCAACATGCCATAGAAAAGGCAAATACATCAATTGAAAAAAGTATCATGATAGGCGATGGATTTGAAGCCGATATACTTGGTGCTATGAGTATTGGTATGGATGTTATTTATTTTAATGAATTCAATCAGGAAGTAGAAGCTCATATAAAACAGGTAAATCACTTGATAGAGTTGAAAAAGTATTTGTAA
- a CDS encoding polysaccharide deacetylase family protein, which produces MLLVYTHKISPRLKYVFKHICTRILGVEVDFTTQIESFIAHGSLKMSYTKQQLGNEFFIRSHDILFEQGLSDIDVNVHTWEDTKGFFSAGDKSAIPFDIFAASFYLLSRYEEYLPHVKDQYGRFLATESIAYKNGFLEQPVVDIWAYKFRDALQKQFEDFKFPKREYSIKPIIDVPTAYHFKLKGVMRGVGGTLKELFQLKFKTLYIRFMVIFGLQHDPYDTFKYIINKQKQSNYKFLFFFLLGDFSTFDKGTNPNSKHFISLIKHVADYCYVGLKASYFALENAEVLKKEKMRMEDILNVPLKASRQSFSKLNLPESYRNLIEYEILEDYTMGYVNYMGFRAGTCTPFLFYDLDYEVQTPLKINSYHVMDYTLLKQHSLLDKKKALNEIIKQVKRVNGEFIPVFHNYTFSDVERWKGFKELFNIVLDSPNEN; this is translated from the coding sequence ATGCTGTTAGTTTATACCCATAAAATATCACCACGTTTAAAGTATGTTTTTAAGCATATATGTACCCGTATTTTAGGAGTTGAGGTCGATTTCACAACTCAGATAGAAAGCTTCATTGCACATGGTAGTCTAAAAATGTCTTATACCAAACAGCAGTTGGGCAATGAGTTTTTTATAAGAAGCCACGATATTTTATTCGAGCAGGGATTAAGCGATATTGATGTCAATGTACACACCTGGGAAGATACCAAAGGTTTCTTTTCGGCAGGAGATAAAAGTGCGATTCCTTTCGATATTTTTGCGGCTTCATTTTATTTGTTGTCGAGATATGAAGAGTATTTACCGCATGTAAAAGATCAATACGGACGCTTTCTAGCTACAGAAAGTATCGCTTACAAAAACGGATTTTTAGAACAACCGGTGGTTGATATCTGGGCATATAAATTCAGAGATGCGCTTCAAAAACAGTTTGAAGATTTTAAATTTCCAAAACGCGAGTATAGCATCAAACCAATTATAGATGTACCTACAGCTTATCATTTTAAGTTGAAGGGCGTCATGCGCGGTGTTGGCGGGACATTAAAGGAATTATTTCAGCTGAAATTTAAAACACTTTACATCAGGTTTATGGTAATCTTCGGGTTGCAACACGACCCTTACGATACGTTTAAATATATCATCAACAAACAAAAGCAAAGCAATTATAAGTTTTTGTTCTTTTTTTTACTTGGTGATTTTTCAACATTCGACAAAGGCACAAACCCAAACAGTAAACATTTTATTTCTCTAATAAAGCATGTTGCTGATTATTGTTATGTTGGGTTAAAAGCATCTTATTTTGCTCTTGAAAATGCTGAGGTTTTAAAAAAAGAAAAGATGCGTATGGAAGATATTTTAAATGTGCCTTTAAAAGCATCTCGCCAGTCGTTTTCAAAATTAAATCTTCCGGAGTCTTATAGAAACCTAATAGAGTATGAAATTCTGGAAGATTACACTATGGGATATGTAAATTACATGGGATTTCGTGCCGGAACCTGTACACCGTTTTTGTTTTACGATTTAGATTACGAGGTACAGACGCCATTAAAAATTAATTCATATCATGTGATGGATTATACCTTACTTAAACAACATTCGTTATTAGATAAGAAGAAAGCCCTAAATGAAATTATTAAACAGGTTAAACGGGTAAATGGTGAATTTATTCCTGTTTTTCATAATTACACGTTTAGTGATGTCGAGCGTTGGAAAGGCTTTAAAGAATTATTTAATATTGTTTTAGATTCGCCAAATGAAAATTAA
- the radC gene encoding RadC family protein, whose translation MHEKSTSFSIKNWSQDDQPREKLLYKGKSALSDAELVAILIGSGNREESAVALCKRILASVDNNLSALGKLTVKQLMQFKGIGEAKAITIAAALELGRRRRGEEALEKKQISSSLSVFELMQPVIGELQHEEFWIIYLNNSNKVIQKNQLSKGGITGTLVDVRLVLKTALEVGATGLILAHNHPSGTLKPSEADKQITLKLKGAAQSLDIKVLDHLIITENAYFSFADEGIL comes from the coding sequence ATGCACGAAAAATCAACATCATTTTCTATAAAGAACTGGAGTCAGGACGATCAGCCTCGCGAAAAATTGTTATACAAAGGAAAGTCGGCTTTGAGTGATGCCGAGTTAGTTGCTATTTTAATAGGTTCAGGAAATCGGGAAGAAAGTGCAGTGGCCTTATGTAAACGCATTCTGGCCAGTGTTGATAATAATTTAAGTGCTTTAGGAAAGCTGACGGTGAAACAATTAATGCAATTTAAAGGCATTGGAGAAGCTAAAGCTATTACTATTGCTGCAGCGTTGGAATTAGGACGACGAAGACGAGGTGAGGAGGCTTTAGAAAAAAAGCAAATATCTTCAAGTCTGTCGGTATTTGAGCTTATGCAACCCGTTATTGGAGAATTACAACACGAAGAATTCTGGATTATCTATTTGAATAATTCTAATAAAGTTATTCAAAAGAATCAGTTAAGCAAAGGTGGTATTACCGGAACTTTAGTCGATGTTCGACTTGTACTAAAAACAGCTTTGGAGGTTGGAGCAACAGGGTTAATATTAGCTCACAATCATCCATCGGGAACATTAAAGCCTAGTGAAGCCGACAAGCAAATTACATTAAAGTTAAAAGGGGCAGCACAAAGTTTAGATATTAAAGTGTTAGATCATCTTATTATAACAGAAAATGCATACTTTAGTTTCGCAGACGAGGGAATTCTGTAA
- a CDS encoding dienelactone hydrolase family protein: MKPLKKEDINQEVFDLYDDYAHNKINRRQFVEKLSVFAVGGITVSSLLSFITPNYIDTLLVDPQDPKLNSEYITYESPNGGGTIKGLLSKPKKAKGKLPGIIVVHENRGLNPYIEDVGRRAALEDFISLAPDALTPLGGYPGNDDDGRALQRQRDRNEMLEDFIAAYHYLKNHKDCNGKVGVVGFCFGGWIANMMAVKVPTLSAAVPFYGGQPSAEETANIKAPLLIQYAELDTRVNAGWGAYETALKANNIEYTTYIYPGVNHGFHNNTTPRYDEAAATLAWQRTIDFFKENLK, encoded by the coding sequence ATGAAACCACTTAAAAAAGAAGATATTAATCAGGAAGTTTTCGATTTATATGACGATTATGCACACAACAAAATAAACCGACGCCAGTTTGTTGAAAAACTATCGGTTTTTGCTGTTGGCGGTATTACAGTGTCTTCCCTTCTAAGTTTTATAACGCCGAATTATATTGACACCTTGTTGGTTGACCCGCAAGATCCTAAATTAAATTCAGAATATATTACATATGAATCTCCTAATGGAGGAGGCACAATTAAAGGCTTACTTTCAAAACCAAAAAAAGCTAAAGGTAAACTACCCGGAATTATTGTGGTTCATGAAAATCGAGGACTTAATCCTTACATCGAAGATGTTGGCAGACGCGCAGCTTTAGAAGATTTTATTTCCTTAGCTCCCGATGCCTTAACGCCACTTGGTGGTTATCCTGGAAATGATGATGACGGTCGTGCTTTACAACGTCAGCGTGACCGAAATGAGATGCTCGAAGATTTTATTGCTGCTTACCATTACTTAAAAAATCATAAAGATTGCAATGGAAAAGTTGGTGTGGTTGGGTTTTGTTTTGGAGGTTGGATAGCCAATATGATGGCTGTTAAAGTCCCAACCTTATCGGCTGCTGTACCGTTTTATGGAGGACAACCTTCAGCTGAAGAAACTGCAAATATTAAAGCACCGTTACTCATTCAGTACGCCGAATTAGACACGCGGGTTAACGCGGGATGGGGCGCGTACGAAACAGCTTTAAAAGCCAATAACATTGAGTATACAACCTATATTTACCCGGGCGTAAATCATGGATTTCATAACAATACCACACCCAGGTACGATGAAGCAGCCGCAACCTTAGCCTGGCAAAGAACCATTGATTTTTTTAAAGAAAATTTAAAATAA
- a CDS encoding mechanosensitive ion channel family protein, with protein sequence MHFTLSSASIKTTILSVFLICFGFTSSQAQDSENTIDSLIVNAPKAIPLTAIIQNIQKTNEDLKLIERKLEANKAVHRVDSLYPTYAEYIDKQQEQTQKVLTSNPNRQKIENLYTKWNGNRIYLTGIEDDVNNYVSKNTRLLETIELHHKTWDLTLENAKNEEAPKEILTRITDLIKDIETVNEAIIEENNTALKLESKINFKVELINEIMEEILTLKTSETYDLFHLRNEPLWKTSFSKTKKSSNTSVLETASDSFKELVSFIKVNKSSFYLYFALILFLFGIVYFLKRGFEKYEFVTNDPNLLISKDVILKHPVATFIFLSLLLGNIFFTGTPKLFESFLILGLIIASSYVVRPQIKTQFKNIYYVITFFYVIDSLKTFLWFHPGVYRIYLLLEATLIGVALYLLLKKLYKMSDSKVNPLSKFLIQLSPVIYILVFIAVMSNILGYTNLTDITLKICTHIGVITVIFYSLLLILEGISTSLIHRHFSSKAVIDHSRKLALEIKLMKILRVVVLIFWFLFFLNMIEVYRPLKDYLTDVLSEPYSLGTITITIGSILSFIIILASSYLLTTLISFMIDDGDGEGILKSLRLPKGIPAAVSLVIRYFIVAFGFVFALSSLGMDLSKFNLLAGAMGIGIGFGLQTLISNFVSGLILVFERPILQGDTVEVDNLLGRVHKIGVRSSKIRTFDGAEVIVPNYNLMSNNLINWTLSDNIKRIDIFIGAAYDADPNLVLEILAKAGASHPNVLKTPPARGLFLEFGDNSLNFVLQCWVHYEVSLVTKSEVSVAVYNAFKEANIEIPFPQRDIHIKSMPNNNTLEDTKS encoded by the coding sequence ATGCATTTTACTTTATCATCGGCTTCAATAAAAACCACAATACTTTCAGTTTTTCTGATATGTTTTGGTTTTACCTCCTCGCAAGCGCAAGACTCAGAAAATACTATTGATTCTTTAATTGTTAATGCTCCAAAGGCGATTCCGTTAACGGCCATTATTCAAAATATCCAAAAAACGAATGAGGATTTAAAACTTATTGAGCGTAAACTTGAAGCGAATAAAGCTGTACATAGGGTGGATTCGCTGTACCCAACATATGCTGAATATATAGACAAACAGCAGGAGCAAACTCAAAAAGTATTAACCTCAAATCCTAACAGACAAAAAATTGAAAACCTGTATACCAAGTGGAATGGAAACCGAATTTATTTAACAGGTATTGAGGACGATGTTAATAACTATGTATCCAAAAATACACGCCTTCTTGAAACCATAGAATTACATCATAAAACATGGGATTTAACACTTGAAAATGCTAAAAACGAAGAAGCTCCAAAGGAAATATTAACACGTATTACCGATTTAATAAAAGACATTGAAACTGTAAACGAAGCTATTATTGAAGAAAATAATACAGCGTTAAAACTGGAATCGAAAATCAATTTTAAAGTGGAATTGATTAACGAAATTATGGAGGAAATATTAACGCTTAAAACCTCGGAAACATACGATTTGTTTCACCTGCGAAATGAACCCTTATGGAAAACATCGTTTTCAAAAACTAAAAAATCAAGTAATACCTCAGTTTTAGAAACCGCTTCCGATAGCTTTAAAGAACTGGTTAGTTTTATTAAGGTAAACAAAAGCTCTTTTTATCTTTACTTTGCTCTTATTTTGTTCTTATTTGGAATTGTTTATTTCTTAAAGCGAGGATTTGAGAAATATGAGTTCGTAACAAACGACCCTAATTTACTCATCTCTAAAGATGTCATTTTAAAACATCCGGTCGCTACATTCATTTTTCTATCGTTACTTCTTGGGAATATATTTTTTACAGGGACTCCTAAACTTTTTGAAAGCTTTCTAATTCTAGGGTTAATCATTGCCTCTTCGTACGTTGTTAGACCACAAATAAAAACACAGTTTAAAAACATATACTATGTTATTACATTTTTCTATGTTATCGATTCGCTAAAAACATTTTTATGGTTTCATCCAGGAGTTTACAGAATTTATCTCCTGTTAGAAGCCACACTTATCGGAGTAGCACTTTATTTATTACTCAAAAAACTTTACAAAATGAGCGACTCTAAAGTCAATCCGCTTAGTAAATTTTTAATTCAATTAAGTCCAGTCATTTATATTCTGGTTTTTATTGCCGTTATGTCAAACATTTTAGGCTATACCAACCTAACCGATATCACTCTTAAAATATGTACCCATATAGGCGTAATAACCGTTATTTTCTATAGTTTACTATTAATCCTTGAGGGAATATCAACCAGTTTAATTCACAGACATTTTAGTTCAAAAGCTGTAATTGATCACTCTAGAAAATTAGCTTTGGAAATTAAACTGATGAAAATTTTAAGAGTCGTTGTTCTCATTTTTTGGTTTCTGTTTTTCTTGAATATGATTGAAGTTTACAGGCCTTTAAAAGATTATTTAACCGATGTACTTTCAGAACCTTATAGCCTCGGAACCATAACCATAACAATTGGCTCCATTTTATCATTCATTATCATTCTTGCATCTTCATATTTACTAACAACCTTAATTTCTTTTATGATTGATGATGGCGATGGTGAAGGCATTTTAAAATCGTTACGATTACCTAAAGGTATACCCGCAGCTGTCTCCTTAGTGATTCGTTATTTTATTGTGGCTTTCGGATTTGTGTTTGCATTGTCGTCGTTAGGCATGGATTTAAGCAAATTCAATCTATTAGCAGGTGCCATGGGTATTGGTATTGGTTTTGGTTTGCAAACCTTAATTTCGAACTTCGTTTCCGGATTGATTTTAGTGTTCGAAAGACCCATTTTACAAGGCGACACCGTTGAAGTCGACAACCTATTAGGGCGTGTGCATAAAATTGGTGTACGTTCTTCAAAAATAAGAACCTTTGATGGTGCCGAAGTAATTGTTCCTAACTACAATTTAATGTCTAACAATCTTATAAACTGGACACTATCAGATAACATAAAACGTATTGATATTTTTATTGGCGCCGCTTATGATGCCGACCCAAATCTGGTTTTAGAAATCCTGGCTAAAGCCGGAGCATCGCATCCCAACGTACTAAAAACACCTCCAGCACGTGGATTATTTCTTGAATTTGGTGATAACTCACTTAATTTTGTTCTACAATGCTGGGTGCATTACGAAGTGAGTTTAGTAACCAAAAGTGAGGTTTCTGTTGCGGTTTATAATGCCTTTAAAGAAGCTAATATAGAAATACCTTTTCCTCAAAGAGATATACACATCAAGAGTATGCCAAATAACAATACACTTGAAGATACTAAGTCTTAA
- a CDS encoding UDP-N-acetylmuramate--L-alanine ligase produces the protein MNVHFIAIGGSAMHNLALALHNKGYQVTGSDDEIFEPSKSRLANKGLLPEAFGWFPEKITESLDAVVLGMHAKSDNQELLKAQELGLKIYSYPEFLYEQSKNKTRVVIGGSHGKTTITSMILHVMHYHDRDVDYMVGAQLEGFDVMVKLTEENDFIVLEGDEYLSSPIDRRPKFHLYKPNIALLSGIAWDHINVFPTYENYVEQFKIFVDSIVKGGSINYNEEDAEVKRVVEASENPIRKIAYNTPEYTVEDGETYLETPEGPMPMEVFGKHNLNNLAGAKWICQHMGIDEDDFYEAISTFKGASKRLEKIAEGKTSVAYKDFAHSPSKVEATTKAVKEQYSDRQLVACLELHTYSSLNAEFLKEYKGALDAADTAVVFYSPHAVEIKKLDAVSHDQIAQAFERDDLIIYTNPDDFKNFLFSQNLENKALLLMSSGNYGGLNFDEVKALIK, from the coding sequence ATGAACGTACATTTTATAGCCATTGGTGGTTCGGCGATGCATAACCTCGCTTTAGCTTTACATAACAAAGGATATCAGGTAACAGGAAGTGATGATGAGATTTTTGAACCTTCAAAATCACGTTTGGCAAACAAAGGTTTACTGCCGGAAGCGTTTGGTTGGTTTCCAGAAAAAATTACTGAAAGTTTAGATGCTGTTGTTTTAGGAATGCATGCTAAGTCCGATAATCAGGAGTTGTTAAAGGCCCAGGAATTGGGACTTAAAATTTACAGTTATCCGGAGTTTTTATACGAACAATCCAAAAATAAAACGCGTGTAGTTATTGGTGGAAGTCATGGGAAGACTACGATTACATCTATGATTCTTCATGTGATGCATTACCATGATCGTGATGTCGATTATATGGTAGGTGCACAACTGGAAGGTTTCGATGTGATGGTAAAATTAACCGAGGAGAATGATTTTATTGTTCTGGAAGGTGATGAGTATTTAAGTTCACCAATCGACAGACGCCCAAAGTTTCATTTGTATAAACCTAATATAGCTTTGTTAAGTGGAATAGCCTGGGATCATATTAATGTTTTTCCAACCTACGAAAACTATGTAGAGCAGTTCAAGATTTTTGTAGATTCTATTGTTAAAGGCGGAAGTATAAATTATAATGAAGAAGATGCTGAAGTAAAACGTGTTGTTGAAGCTTCTGAAAATCCGATACGCAAGATAGCCTACAATACACCAGAATATACTGTTGAAGATGGCGAAACCTATTTAGAAACTCCTGAGGGTCCAATGCCAATGGAGGTTTTTGGTAAACACAACCTTAACAATCTTGCAGGAGCAAAATGGATTTGTCAACACATGGGTATTGATGAAGATGATTTCTATGAAGCGATTTCAACCTTTAAAGGCGCAAGCAAACGTTTGGAAAAAATAGCCGAAGGGAAAACCAGTGTTGCTTATAAAGATTTTGCCCATTCACCAAGTAAAGTAGAAGCAACAACCAAAGCAGTGAAAGAACAGTATAGTGACAGGCAATTAGTAGCCTGTTTAGAGCTTCACACTTACAGCAGTTTAAATGCTGAATTTTTAAAGGAATATAAAGGTGCTTTAGATGCAGCCGATACAGCAGTTGTATTTTATTCGCCGCATGCGGTAGAAATAAAAAAACTGGATGCTGTTTCACATGATCAAATCGCTCAGGCATTCGAGCGTGACGATTTAATTATTTATACCAATCCGGACGATTTTAAGAATTTTTTATTCTCTCAAAATTTAGAAAACAAAGCCTTATTACTGATGAGTTCTGGTAACTACGGCGGACTTAATTTTGATGAGGTAAAAGCTTTAATAAAATAA
- a CDS encoding tetratricopeptide repeat protein produces the protein MPRILFLLFFPILTIAQVDSKKIQDLLVQEKFFEAEEVLNTYLKQHPNDMEAVELLGDTYGHQKKWDEAMNSYQTLIEFDGKNANYHYKFGGVLGMKALSVSKIRALTLIDDLEEAFLKAAKLDPKHIDARWALVEYYMKLPGFLGGGVSSALPYAEELEKLSKVDGYLAKGFIYENDNEPELAEKYYKLAITEGGSLVCYDKLTKFYIAQDEPEKAILNLKAAYERHQDADLLIQIKALEKP, from the coding sequence ATGCCTCGAATTCTTTTTTTACTTTTCTTTCCGATATTAACAATAGCTCAGGTCGATTCTAAAAAGATCCAAGACCTTTTAGTTCAAGAAAAATTTTTCGAAGCCGAAGAGGTTTTAAATACGTATTTAAAACAACATCCCAATGATATGGAGGCTGTAGAGTTGTTAGGAGATACTTATGGTCATCAAAAAAAATGGGATGAAGCGATGAATAGCTATCAGACTTTAATTGAATTTGATGGCAAGAATGCGAATTATCATTATAAATTTGGTGGTGTATTGGGAATGAAAGCCTTATCGGTTAGCAAAATTCGAGCGTTAACTTTAATTGATGATCTGGAGGAAGCTTTTTTAAAAGCAGCTAAACTAGATCCGAAACATATTGACGCACGTTGGGCTTTGGTTGAATATTATATGAAACTACCCGGTTTTTTAGGAGGAGGTGTTTCAAGTGCTTTACCTTATGCCGAGGAGTTGGAAAAGTTATCAAAAGTAGATGGTTATTTGGCAAAAGGTTTTATATATGAAAATGATAATGAACCTGAGTTAGCCGAGAAGTATTATAAACTGGCGATAACTGAAGGAGGTTCGTTGGTATGTTACGATAAATTAACCAAGTTCTATATTGCCCAAGACGAACCTGAAAAGGCGATTTTAAATCTTAAAGCAGCTTATGAAAGGCATCAGGATGCCGATTTGTTAATTCAAATTAAAGCCTTGGAAAAGCCATAA
- a CDS encoding SDR family oxidoreductase, producing MKSLQDKVAFITGGTKGIGYGIAQSLLNEGVNVAITGRDLATAQRAADALNSNATQGAKAIGIQADVRSYESQHEAIQQVLETFHKIDVVIANAGIGHFGSIEDLTVEQWQETIDTNLTGVFYSIKSSIEALKQSQGYFITISSLAGTNFFAKGSAYNASKFGLTGFSQSVMLDLRQYGIKVSTIMPGSVSTYFNGNTPDESDAWKIQIEDLGEIVVDLLKLNPRTLPSKIEVRPTMPPSK from the coding sequence ATGAAATCATTACAAGATAAAGTGGCCTTTATAACCGGAGGCACAAAGGGAATAGGATATGGAATTGCACAGTCTTTATTAAACGAAGGTGTAAATGTAGCCATAACAGGAAGGGATTTAGCAACTGCACAAAGAGCGGCTGATGCTTTAAATTCAAATGCTACGCAAGGTGCTAAAGCTATAGGTATTCAGGCCGATGTAAGAAGTTATGAGAGTCAGCACGAAGCCATTCAGCAGGTTTTAGAAACGTTTCATAAAATTGATGTCGTCATTGCTAATGCCGGTATAGGGCATTTTGGAAGTATTGAAGACCTAACTGTAGAGCAGTGGCAGGAAACCATTGATACGAATTTAACAGGTGTATTTTATTCTATAAAATCCAGTATTGAAGCTTTAAAACAATCTCAGGGTTACTTTATTACCATTTCCAGTTTGGCTGGAACGAATTTCTTCGCAAAAGGGTCGGCTTACAATGCCAGTAAATTTGGATTAACAGGGTTTTCGCAATCGGTAATGCTAGATTTGCGTCAGTATGGAATAAAGGTAAGTACTATTATGCCAGGTTCGGTGTCTACCTATTTTAATGGTAATACGCCAGATGAAAGTGATGCCTGGAAAATTCAAATTGAAGATTTAGGTGAAATTGTTGTGGATTTATTGAAGCTAAATCCAAGAACCTTACCGAGTAAAATAGAGGTGCGACCTACCATGCCGCCAAGCAAATAA
- a CDS encoding DUF4136 domain-containing protein: protein MKTFLSAFFVLFLISCASVRVNFDYDQEADFSKYKTYNYYADMNTGLSELDTKRFLDALDNQLSQQGYTLAKEPDFFIDVSSNEYEEGPKSSFGIGLGGTGRHVGGGVSIGVPVGQSNINRQITLEFVDENKKQLFWQAVSESTFKPNETPESREALFNAIAVKMLAEFPPK from the coding sequence ATGAAAACCTTTCTTTCTGCTTTTTTTGTTCTATTTTTAATTTCTTGTGCCTCTGTTCGTGTAAATTTTGATTACGACCAAGAGGCTGATTTTTCAAAATACAAGACTTATAATTATTATGCCGATATGAATACCGGTTTAAGTGAGCTGGACACTAAGCGTTTTCTTGATGCTTTAGATAATCAGTTGTCTCAACAGGGTTATACCTTGGCAAAAGAACCAGATTTCTTTATTGATGTGAGTAGTAATGAATATGAAGAAGGACCAAAAAGTTCTTTTGGTATTGGTTTAGGAGGTACAGGAAGGCATGTTGGTGGTGGCGTATCTATAGGTGTGCCTGTGGGGCAATCTAATATAAACCGACAAATAACATTAGAGTTTGTTGACGAAAATAAAAAACAACTGTTTTGGCAGGCGGTAAGTGAATCTACTTTTAAACCTAACGAAACACCTGAGAGTCGAGAGGCTCTTTTTAATGCGATAGCAGTTAAAATGTTAGCCGAGTTTCCTCCTAAGTAA